The Plasmodium coatneyi strain Hackeri chromosome 2, complete sequence genomic interval CCTCGATCTCGGCAAGCCACTAAATAGGAACACATGCATAGTAACACaaaggcgcaaaaaaaaaaaaaaaaaaaaaaaaattgcaacattttgtacatatcATTTTGAGCAAATTTTTCGCATCAGGGTACACTTGTTACACTTCGCGGGTTTCAAATTAGTTCGAGGGCGCGAACTCACCATTTTGTTGTAAGGCCGGTTATCCACTTTAACCAGTTTTCTCCTCTCATTTTGGGGAAAGTTAAAGAACACTTGGCCTATTTCACGTGTCGAGCTAAAGGGGAaccacacatacacatatatattggtACTGCCCTTCGCCAGGGACACACCTGCACATGTATACTTTACACAATTTTGAGACCTACTTGAAACCCCGCTTACGTGTTAATCCGgctgcacctttttttttttcccccagtATAACAAAAATGAGGGGTTGTTAGAAGAGGCGTGCTTGTACGATTTGACCTCGGGGAGATCGCTGCAAGTAGGTTGTCGGGAAGGCTAAATGTGCAGGGGCTACTGTACGTGTGTGCAGTTGCGTGTTATCGCGCTGCGGCGTTTCACACACGGAGGCGCTTTCCCACTGCCCCCACATAATCGCCCACGCCCAGCACAATGACAAGAGCGGCAGCGCCCCAGTAGATCGAACCGCACATGAGCAAAGAAGTTCGTCTGAGCGTTCAGGTGTATGCACACATCTACCTTACCTACACAGACACACAACACGTACGTAAGCACCTACGCACGGGCGTACACGTGTGAGCGTGCATGTTGTATGAGCGCGCCcggggaaaaatgaaaaaggcaTTTCTCCTCCTTGTGCTCCTGTCGACAATAAATTTCAGACGCTACACAAATTACAACGTTAGAGTGAAGCTGAAAAACTTCTCCAACAAAATTTACATGTCCAGTAGAGTGCAGTTAAAATCGACAAAATTGCAACACAGAAAGAGAcccaaaaagaggaaaaaatcagAAATTTATCGAACGCCTGTTTTGTATCACCCGAATCAGAAGGACTACTTTAACCTCCAGAGCGAGTACACCTGCTTGCCCGATGAGCAAGTGCTGGAGCTGCTCTCGAAGGATAAACTGAACTTGCTCATCGGGGcaattagaaggaaggacaaCCAGGAGATcgacaaaattttgtacaaggatgtgaataatatatatttggaTAGCAGGTACGTCTACTACGATGAGGAACATGACAATGATGAGAACGAGGATGACGATGCAAATAACGATGGTGAAGACCACACCATGAAGGCCAACAACGGAAAGAGGGATGACCTCTTCAAAGCTGGTTCAactgataagaaaaaatgtgccccAAGAAAGGACGATGACGACCATGATAAAGattcagaagaaaaaaaatttgttgaCTTAAacaatatttatttttatttcaaaaaagtgaacatcACAAACATAAATAAGGACAACATAAATGACGACATATATAGGGAGCTAgtggagttaaaaaaaatgtccctcGAAAAAGGAGACCAAATAGGCATCAACATGTACCGATATTTCCTAAACATAATTACAAATGTCGACAGAATGAAATACATCGATGATTTTTATTTGgtaaattatataaataatatttggataacaaaaaatgtgcacaaatatttttattttttaaattcactTTTTgacagaatgaaaaaaattacctacAAATTGCTTCAGCTGAATTATAAAGTTGATAAAATTGGACATGAGGAGGAActcaacaaaatgaagtacTTTGAGCGACATGAACTCTTCAGTaaggttattaaaaaaaccAAGTTCGTTCCCAACTATGTGCGTAAACACAGCTATGCGTACTCCACCGATATCATGAATCTTTACCAGTATGACATAAACACCAATTCGTATGTCAACAGGTTTGAGAGCACCTATAGGGAGGTTTGCGTCAATGACTTTATTGACAACTccaggaggaaaaagttaaacaTTTGCTACGACGCAACGCGGTTCGACCCCTTTTACAGCTACGCCAGGGGGTATGGCAGGGACAACGAGATGAAGAAGATCATGGGACTCACCTACGGGGTGACCCACATTCCTGGCAGCACTACAGGAGATGTTACTGACGTTGTTACTGGCGGCGTTACTGACGGCGTTACTGGCTGCCTTCCTGACAGTGCTACCCCCCGCAGTGACGACGAAAGCAGCACTGCCAAGCCGAAGAAAGCGAAGAGGAGCCACGCCAAAAAGGACATCAGCCAGGCAGTGCTGGAAAAAGACACCCCTGGAGAGGAAAACGTGAAACACCATACCGATGAACAAACACCCAATGAAGGAGTTAAAGAAGCCTCACAGAATCACAACAGGGGCGACGCATTACTTGAAAGGATAAAGAAGGACCCCAATTTAAAGTAcgaatttttggaaaagataagcgaaaaaatgtgcagcgAATTCGTAAACATGGGCGTCCTGGATAGCGAAAGCAAAAAAGTCGATCTTAACAAAATCgaagacataaaaaatgatcaGGACaacattttgtacaaaaaggtGTACGCCATGCGTGACTACTTCTACACCATCATGTATGATAATTATAAACCGAATCTGGATATCTACGAATTGGAAACCTTCATAGATGCAGAGTATAGAACCTACTCGTACAAGAAAGACCTCAATGTGCTTTTCAGAAATTGGGTTCTGAATGAGAACAAGGAATTACCAACTGTGCACTTTTCGAAGAAGGATGTGGAACTGGCTAAGTTAAGATACTTGTccaagaggaaaagaaaagtgctGGAGTTTAATCAGCAATTTTTTGAGCGCCACGGGGAGGGTAAGAAGAGGTACTTCCCCGTCGAGGAGCACTTAACGTCGGAAGTGGGTGCAACTGGTGGGTCTGAAGAAGGGGCATCTTCGGGCAAGCCTCTAACCGAACAGTTGGGAGGTGAGTCAGGCAAAGCGGCAAACGCTACGGATAACGGTCCCAGTAACGATCCTGGTATCGGTCCAGATGACCCCCCACCGACCCCGCCAGACAACCGAAACGACGCAGGCCAGAATAAAACCACGAACAAATCAGTGAGCTGCCTCATAAAGTGGAACGTACGCAGCGAAAACGACAcgaggaaaataaacaacGACCAGGATGAAGCAGACTTAAGTGACGAAGACGacaatgatgaaaatgacGACAGTCATGACCAGGACGAAGCATTCGACTTTGACAAATACAATTTAAAAACCAACGACTTGGAGACCTACGGATTTTGTGACGACAATTTAAACGATAACGATAGCGACAACGGAGAACCCTCCTTCGGAGACATGAATTTTGCTAAGCTGGTCATTTATGATGACAACTACGACCAGGGAGAGTTCGTCGAAACGCTCACCAGTTTGATAAGCACCTGTGATTATAAGAGGGCGTACTCCATTTACAACACGTTGAAGACCAAAGGGAAGGTCGATACATTGTACTTCAAAAGTTACGACAATGCGGAAAATGTCGCCTTCCTGATGCGCCAGTCGAAGCAAAGGATTGTTGCCGACGTGGAGTTTCTTTAGCGGTTCGGCGATATCGTTGCGGGGGGCAGAGTAACCCAGCAGGAAAGCTCATCCGGCTAATTCATCGGTCTATCTCATTGGACTATATATTGCGGCCACCCCAACCGTGGACGTCttccaaaaaatttgcaGTCAAAAATATTCCCCGAGGGTTATCAGATTGgcccgctttttttttttttacgtatttTGAGAAAACAAAACGATGAAGTTTTCCAGCGGGACACATACTAAATGTGTTCCTCGCATGGGGTTATTTTTATCACAATTCGGGTAACgggtttttcccccctataTGTTTCACCTTTTGcccatttaatttttttttttttttttttttgtaaaacgtGCAACCTTTTGAAACTCCCCCGTTTTAAATGGCCTCTTACCGCCTTTCCCCGCGTGCAACTATACCACGTGAAATACATTTTCCTCCCAAAAGGAAACCATCCCCCTGTGCACAATTCCATGCCCTAACAAATAGCTCCATCCCgttcaagaaaaaaaggtgaatacATGAGCGGTGGAATAAAATACGCACCTCATGCTGGTTATCACCCTACTGCTAATCCTCCTTATtggtgaaaaataaacacgCGTGGGGAAAATTTCCTCCGTGCAAGTGATCATTAGGTGTCGATTTAGCGAGTCCCGCCCGCTTCACAGTTGTAATGAAagtggaataaaaaaggaactcaCATTTAACAAGGAGCGTTTCAATTTAACCGAACTGAGTAAAACGAACGACAAAACggtgaaatattttttccttaacattTGGCGAAACGTTTTAAGAAAGAGAAGTGACCCAAACGGAAACGTACTCCCTGCTTTGCTACATGAGGTGTAGTGTTCTTGGCTAGGGGGTACACCTTTGAAAAGGCGACCCCCCCCGTTTGACCGTTTGACCGTTTGACCGTTTCACCATGGGGGGAGTGGACGCCTTCGTGCAGGAGTACATAAACAGCAACATCGCCAAGATTGAAGACGTGGAAATCcacgtggaaaaaatgaaccgaGAAATAATGGAGCTCGATAAAACCATCAGCGAAAAAGTGGAGAACCACATCCTCAGCCAAAATGAGTATGACCAAAAATTAAGacacataaaagaaaaaatgaaaataattaataGGCAAATGGAACAAGTGgataaaaaaacagaagaaagtgaagaaatCCTGGTAAAGCTATGTaaagatataaaaaaattagacataggaaaaaaaaacgtaacaGAAACGATTAttataatgaaaagaatTGTTATGGTTATCACTGCTATAAGtggcttaaaaaaaaaggccctTAAAAGGGAGTACAGTGGATGTATTCCCCTTATCTCCGTTATCAAAGAAATGCTCATACACATTTCCGACTTGAGGACaaacgaaaaattaaaaacactATACAAGGATGCCAATATCCTTTTTGATGACGTAAAGCATCAGATAAGGGAAGACATCGATTTGGTGTACGACCCCGATGTGCACATAGAGAAGAACCTCATCATCGTGAATGAGGAAAACCACcccgaaggagaaaaaatgtccaTCAATCTGTTCGATGCATGCAATTGTTTATATCACTTGGATGAAAAATTCGTTTCCAATGTAGTTAAAAAgttttccaacttttttcTCGAAAAATACATTATCATTTTTGAGAATCAAGCAAATAACTTGGAAGGGATCGATAGACGCATGGCATGGTTGAAGCGTGCACTAAATACGTATGAACATGTCTATGCTCATATTTTCCCTCCTGTTTATAATATGCCTTACCATATTGTCTGCAAATTCTGCTCCATCACCAAAAAACACATTGTTAAAATTATGTCTTCCTCTATCGACCAGATGAACCCCGTTTCGCTGATCCAGACTGTCATTAAGGTGattaattttgaaaatttcttATCCAAAAGTGTGACCTATTTTACTGAAAAGAGGATCACCTCGCATGACGCGTACTCTTCTTTGGACTTTCCCTTCCCAGAGTTGATAATGCAGAGGGACGATCCTTCCcacgaggaagaagatcGCAGAAAAGATCAAATGGACAACACCAAAGAGGAGGGGGATCCCTTCTTTAGCACTGCCCATGATGATACTAATTCCCATTCACCGCAAAACTTCAAGGGAGTCATGTCATGCGCGTTCGACAGCTACCTGTGCAGCTGGCTAAaatatgaagagaaaaaaattctccaaaaatttgaaaacataataaacgaagaaaataaagaggaCCTCCTCGACGGAGATGGGCATAGTGAATGCAAATTGTCCTCCTCAGAAAGGGACCCCCTCCTTGAtgttaacaaaattttaaaaaaaaaggaaaacaacaCCCCCAAAATGGACCCCGAAatggtggaagaaaaacacaCCGTGTACAAATCAGCGTACAAAATGTTCTACCTCTACAAAAGCTACATAAACATGATTCTTCAATTTAGCGACTGCCAAACGTTGTACGATTTTGTGACTTTCTTTAAAACCctgttattaaaatatagTGAAGAGTTAAACAAAAGAATTGtaaaagaagtgaaggaggaaaacaaaaaacagcACTTCAAATTACTGTCCATCATAATCAATACAAGTTATTACGTAGAGCAAACAATGAATGAAGCGTTCGAAAATCTTGTCAAAGTTATTGACCCAATTTATAAGGACAAAATTTGCTTcaaagaagaggaacaacaatttttacaaataaaaacaaaatgtataaagGGAATTATCGTCTTTgtagagaagaaaataaattccatCATTTCGAATAAAGAAATTGCAAACCTATTTGACCCACATGATGTCCAGGAGAAGACTCCTTACATAACTAATATGGATCTATTTCTGCgtgaatatttttccttttttaaaaaaatttttaatgagACCTACTTGATTTATTTACTCGAAAAAACGACCACACTGATCATTCAGCAGTTTTATCAtaccattttttcgtttcagTTCATGACAAATGTGACTGCCCAGCAGCTACTTCTGGACTGCCAcgagatggaaaaaattttgttccaaACGGCCGCTCTGTTGAAtgcgaaaaagggggaacagcACACCCACGCTGCGCCACACGGAACAGACACACAGACGCAGGCATTCGCATTAGCATCCGCAGCGTCAGACGACGAATGCATCATTCCTCAGACATACTTCAATTACGTAAAAAAccaaacgaaaaaaatagaatttctaataaaaatatttatctCTAACATTTACGATATGAATTCCTTCAACATGCTGCTCACCGAAAATAACAACATTTGCACCATCGAGGAGATTGAGAAGATCCTGTCCCTGAAGGAGGACGGCACGGGGGCGAAGGCCCCCCCGAGAGAACCCAGCCAAAACAAGAACTATGTGCACGACATTAAGGAGCGAGGCATAAAAGCCGCAGAGGAGGTCAAGTTCTTCTTCAACAAGATTACGAGTATGTAGGGGGTGGTGACACCGTTGAAGCATTTTTTGGGAAGTGTCTTCCCTTTTAGTCGCAAAATTCGGTAAGCCACATCGACGCTTGCGTTTCGCGCATTTTGCGTGCCCATTTGTTAATACTGGACCCAGTTCATTTCGCACTGGCTCTGTTTCGCCGGAACGGGGGACACCTCCTTGCGTGCAGCGCtggttaacattttttcgttttttttttttttttctaacctCCATGGGTGGAAAATGAAAGTTTGAATTGGAGAGACAAATGGGAATTGGACACGTGTACGTTTTTTCATGGTGCACTTTCTTGGttggagtaaaaaaaagtcacaCGTGGAGAGGGTAGAAATGCAAATGATACAAAGGCggatggaaaaaagtgaaagaagggATGCATGCACGGCGAACTGCAGGGCTACGCGGCCAACGATTGCGCGGACCCCTCACGAGTTGAAGGACATCCCGTTCGGCGTCCTCTTCCCGTCGacgtggaaaattttcccaaaGTTCCTTATCCTCTGGGATTTTTGCTCCGTGTCGCTTTTCAGTTGCATGTACCGCTTTCCAATGTTGTAGTCGCCCCCACCGTACTTTTTCAGAAATTGGGAAATGTCATAACTACTGATAGCGAATGACTTTAGCAAATCGATGAGGCACAAAATTTCCTTATCGTTTACATCGCCATGAAATTCCTTTATGAGGATGCCATTCTCCGGTTGAAGCATAAAGGCATGAGCATCGTGGTCAATAATAACAACTCGGTCAAGATTCCTACCCAGTCTCTTCAAATCTTTCACGTAATGTCCTCTCTTCCTGGAGCATTGATCTCTGTGTAAGCATCCAATTGCAGGTATGCCCCACTTGGAAATGACTTCCTGTGCAACTGGGAAATTATCTTCTGACCAAATAACAATTTCATAAAAGCTGGACAACTCTTTAAAGAACATATCTGCATAGGGTCTCTTCAATACTCTCCATCCACTTTTCCTATCATACTCTAACTTAGCTATTACATAATTCAGGTCAATAACTAGCGTTGGTAAATTTTCTGGATAATTCAAATCCTTGAAGTCGGGTAATAATGGCTCATTACTCagtggaaaatatttatcaATCAACTCCTGTAATATATCgttgtatttattttctagCACTtccgttttattttttactatttttaaaaattcctcCATGCTTATGTCATTTTCAATGCAGTACAAATATACCTGTCCAAATGGCATTAGCAGCAGACTCAGCAGGAGATACATCttgatcattttttccctttgttttttgtgcatatatatttgcctTAGAGACTgcttttcctcatttccgTTTGGAGGAGCGTTTCCACTTTCGCTAGAACCATTGGATGTGTTACCAGTGCGCGTCACTGTGGAGTGACTTCCACTTTCATggtttcccccatttggggcTTCCCCTTCCATTCTGTTCACCTTCGCATTATCCCCTTTGGAATGCCCACCAGAAGTACCTTCTGAGGAGGTCCCAAAGAATCTCCTCGTGGAGTATCCCCTACTAACACCACTGTACAGGTTGCCAACTCGGTTGGAAAAGCAACTCCTTTGAAATGGAATCAACCTCGTAACACTACTTGCTATGCTTACACATTTCTCTTCATTGTTGTGGCCAAACttatcttcttctccttccttacgCCACTTTTGATATTCTAAATGGGAGGACATCCGTCCCCTGGTTTCTTGAAACGGAAGGTCCTTCATCATACTTCCGTCCCAAATGGGTGGGAAAAACAAACCTGCACAAGTTAAATTGCTACTTGGACACAGCGACAGGTCTTTCCTATGACCCTTCACTTCTGTTAGTTTGCTCAGTTTGGCTACATTGGGggtccctttcctttttttataacctGTTTGAGCAACGCCTGCATTGTTTTCACAGAACATCCCCCTTACCAGATCATGGATTAATTTCCTCTCATTCTtcctcacattttttaaacataatGAGGCGATCATTTTATGGAACTTCCTCTAAGCATTATCTTGCCCAGGAAGTTTGAACATGACACACGGGGGGTTGGCGGAGGGAAATGTGCAAATAATGGGTGAATACACAGCTGGAGGGGTAACGCGAAATGGTCCTAATGGAGGGCATACGTTTGTATATGCCTACTCATCAGGTTTACTAGGATGTCTCCTCTCCCGTTTGCACTTCACGCAGGGGGTAATTGCTTCTCTCTCAGGGGGAGTGCGTACCCATTGGTTGAAACTCTCGGTCCAGGATCGGCCTCCACCAGTTCTTGCTCATACAACGGATTGGGAAAGCTATCCTTTTCCCCGAACGGGGGCGTACGCCCTTTGCACGCTTTCGTACAGAGACCTACCAGTGCATGGGTTGGGGAAGCATTTTTCAATgaacttcctcctccctaTGATTCTCCCAGGAGATGATcagcgaaatgaaaaaaaaaaaaaatccaacgCTCATGTTGTAGAAGTCGCGATGGATACAAACTGTTcaatatagaaaatattcggaaaaaaaaaattaaaaaaaaaaaaaaaaaaattggaacaacGCACTGGTGAGCAATTCCTGCTGTCATAAGCGTTCCTCTTTCCAGTTTGTTAAAACTAATGGCGCAACAAAAATATGCTCCACATGAGGTTACAAACGTGTAAGTTGCTCCCACTGCCTACTAACACGTGCGTAACGCCAATTATGAAACGACACAGCGCTCACACAAGGCTAGAAAGGGTGCCCCCGAGCGCTGTTGCGCATGTAGGGGGCGCCTCCTTGCCTACTCATATGAACGTATATAATATGCCTAACGAACAAGTTGGTTCACCTTCAGTTGGCGACCAACAATTTCTGGCGTAAGCCTGCCTCACTTTTAAACCTGTGCAATACGCATAAGCATGTGCAAAAGGATGGGTGCGATATGggagaaataattttttttttctcccaccATTGGAAATGTCCCAACTTGGGAGGATACAAAGTGGGCAAACAATTCCTGcatggagtttttttttttttttttctattttttcctgttttgaTGGAATTTTCGGCGTATCCGTGCGGGCTAGCCTAACTTCCACCTTTTCAGTTCTTTCCTAGCGGTATTCTGCGTTGAAACGTTGGTGGGGGGAACGaacacacatgtatacacgTACACAGGCATTTATATGTGCCTGTGCAACCCTCTTGCCGTTACCCCCCCCATGAACACAACAACTCTGACAAGACGAACGCAACGACGCacagaaaatgaagagcATACAAAGCTCCCTTTGCGATATATACCGACACACACCAAGGATCATTCAGCTCATAGATATTTTCCTCGCTTTCACCTTTTCCGCGTTAATTATTTTGTCCTTGTATGCTTACGCTTACTCCTTTTTCGGCGAACGGATTTCAGTTGCCGCGATTTTTACGGCCATTGGAAATTTGACCTTTTTGGTGGCCCTCCGGGAGCAGGTAGCCTTAAGTCGTGCAGAGTGGCAGAAAAGTGGCAAATAGTGAGGCCCTTTGACCCTGACGCTAATCCAACTACACGGCTATGTGCACACCCCAATTCGTTCCATGTTGGCAAAGCCCGTCCCTCTGCTCCACACATAATCTCATTCgcacttcccccttttatttttctgccATGACGAAGCTCACGAACAAGAGCCTGTTTAATctcaaaagggagaaagtCATTTTCGATTTTGTTATGTGCACCCTAGTACTGTACATTGGTAAGGGATCTCATTCATCGCTTCACTTATCAACCCGTtcggtgttttttttttacccctttggTTGTCACTACTCATTAGATTGTGCTAATTGGTTCGCGCTTCCCTACCTTTCCAACTTACAGGCGTATTCAGCTACATGCACTTAAA includes:
- a CDS encoding Vps53-like protein, which codes for MGGVDAFVQEYINSNIAKIEDVEIHVEKMNREIMELDKTISEKVENHILSQNEYDQKLRHIKEKMKIINRQMEQVDKKTEESEEILVKLCKDIKKLDIGKKNVTETIIIMKRIVMVITAISGLKKKALKREYSGCIPLISVIKEMLIHISDLRTNEKLKTLYKDANILFDDVKHQIREDIDLVYDPDVHIEKNLIIVNEENHPEGEKMSINLFDACNCLYHLDEKFVSNVVKKFSNFFLEKYIIIFENQANNLEGIDRRMAWLKRALNTYEHVYAHIFPPVYNMPYHIVCKFCSITKKHIVKIMSSSIDQMNPVSLIQTVIKVINFENFLSKSVTYFTEKRITSHDAYSSLDFPFPELIMQRDDPSHEEEDRRKDQMDNTKEEGDPFFSTAHDDTNSHSPQNFKGVMSCAFDSYLCSWLKYEEKKILQKFENIINEENKEDLLDGDGHSECKLSSSERDPLLDVNKILKKKENNTPKMDPEMVEEKHTVYKSAYKMFYLYKSYINMILQFSDCQTLYDFVTFFKTLLLKYSEELNKRIVKEVKEENKKQHFKLLSIIINTSYYVEQTMNEAFENLVKVIDPIYKDKICFKEEEQQFLQIKTKCIKGIIVFVEKKINSIISNKEIANLFDPHDVQEKTPYITNMDLFLREYFSFFKKIFNETYLIYLLEKTTTLIIQQFYHTIFSFQFMTNVTAQQLLLDCHEMEKILFQTAALLNAKKGEQHTHAAPHGTDTQTQAFALASAASDDECIIPQTYFNYVKNQTKKIEFLIKIFISNIYDMNSFNMLLTENNNICTIEEIEKILSLKEDGTGAKAPPREPSQNKNYVHDIKERGIKAAEEVKFFFNKITSM